The Rhodococcus rhodochrous DNA window CGCCGCGTCGAGTACCGGATTGGCCGGCACCCAGAACGCACCGCCGGAACGGGCGGTCGATCCGCCGACGTAGGCCGATTTCTCCACGATGAGGGCGGACAGGCCCGCCTCGTGCGCGGTGAGCGCGGCGGCCATGCCGGTACCGGACCCGATCACGAGCAGGTCCACGGTCGTGTCGCGGGCTGTGGTCACGGCCGGTACAGGGGTCTTGGCCATCGACTGTCTCCTTCACATCGTTGTCTTCCGGACGGTATGGCAGCTCCGGGAGTCGTAACATGCGTGATCCCGATCACCGGGAGAACGCGAGGACGGACGATCGGTCTCCGGCCGTCCGATCATTCCGGCGAGGCGAAGACACCGGAGAGGTAGGCGACGATCTCGTGGAACAACTCCTCCGCAGCAGGTAGCACGGCTGTCATGGTCGCGAAACCGTGCATCATCCCGTCGTACCGCCGTAGTTCGACCGGCACACCGGATTCCTGCATACGCCGCGCGTACTCCTCGGTGCCGTCGCGCGTGGGGTCCACTTCGGCGGTGGCGACGAAGGCGGGCGGCAGGCCGACCAGGTCGCCGGCGAGGCCCGGAGATGCCTGCACAGAACGCCGGTCGGTGGGATCCGGCACGTACATGTCCCAGAACCAGTGACAATCCTCCGGGGACAGCAGTGCCGTGGCGTACTCGGGATTGGTCACCTCCATCACCGCAGTCCCGTACAGGGAGATCTGCGCGAGCGGACATGGAAGGCCGGTCTCGTGGAGTTGCTGGGCCAACGCGAAGGTCAGAGTGCCACCGGCACTCTCGCCTGCGATCACTGCTCGCGTCACGTCGACGGACCGAAGTTCATCGGGCGCAGAGGTGATCCATTCCCAAACACTCCGACAATCGTCGAGCGCCGCCGGACAGGGGTGTTCCGGCGCCAGCCGGTAGTCCACGGAGACGATGACGCACCGGGATGCGTTGCTCAGCTTCCGCAGGTACTCCTCGTTCTGATCGAGATTTCCGACGGCGAATCCTCCACTGTGCATCCACTGCACCACCGGCAACCCCGGGTCGTCGGACGGCCGGTAGATGCGCACGGGAACGCCACCACCGGCAGAGGGAACGACGCTGTCCTGTCGATGATGAATGGGTGTCGTTGCCGGAATCGCGTGTGCAGCGAGAGCGGCACGCAGATCCTCCACAGGCGTCTCGTGCATGGGTCTTGCCATGCGTGTTGCAGATGCATCGACCACCCGCTGTGCTTCCGGTGAGAGCGGCATATGTTCTCGTTTCGTCGACGTCTCGTACGGGCCGGGACGGTTCCGATCGCGGCGGCGGCCGTTCGGATCAGAGAACTCGCGCGGACACCTCTGCGAAGTGATCGGCGTATCTCACCGAGTCCTGGGTATCGAGGACGACGTGGACAGCACTGAAGACCGGTCCCGCTTCGGTGGCCCGGATGCTGCCGCGCACGATGCCACTCGATACGTTGAACGGCCTACCGTCGACGATCTTGGTGACGAAGATGTAGGACGAGAACTCGACCTCTCCGTCCGCGACGCCGGTGACGAACACATTGGTGCCGTTGTGACGCAGCGGATAAGGACTGTTGCGCCGGTGGTCGTCCTTCCATGCCATCACATTGGCGGCGCCACGCACGTCGACGCGGATGAAGTCCTCGTAGTCGGTCTCACCCGTGTCGCTCGCGCAACTGAAGGCGATGTCGTCGGCCATGAGCGCCCGAAGTTCGATGGGATTCCATTCGTCGTAATGGAACCACCAGGCCGCGACGAGGGCGCTGACGGTGCCCGGATCCACGGTCGACTCGTTCATGGAACTCTCCTGGAAGTCGGGACGGATGGTCGGGGAATCCGGAAGCTCTGTCACCGGTCGCGTCCGGCGGCGATACCCATTCGTGTGAGCATCGCCTGTGGGTCGGCCGGCGGCGCGAGATCGAGAAGCTGGTGCGCACGCCGATGTACTGCGGCGATGCACAGGTCGTCATCCGAGTGGATCCAGAACTCGCCGCGCGCGATCTGCTCGACCATGTGCTCGGCAGCGACGAGCGGATCGAGCCCTTTCTCGACGTTGTCGCGTTGCATGGCCGCGAACACCGCGTTCGCCGTCGGGTTGTCCGTGGGTGCCTCACGCTGCGCCGACAGGAAGATCTCGCTCCGGATCGAATGCGGGATCACGGCACTCACCTGGATCGGTGCACCGACGATGGCCAGGTCCTGGTGCAGACACTCCGTCATCGCGAGCACCGCATGCTTGCTCACGATGTACGGGGATTGCACCGCAACGGCATTCAGTCCACCGACCGACGACAGATTGGCGATGCACGACGGAGTTCCCGCTGCGATCATCCGCGGGACGAACGATCGCAAGCAATAGAAGACACCATCGACGTTGATCTGCATCAGCCGTTGCCACCGCTCGCGGTCGATCTCCCACAGCAGGCCGGCCGACTCGACGCCGGCATTGTTCACCAGGAGTTCGACGCTGCCGTGACGCTCGAAGACCTCGCTCGCCATCGTCTCGACAGCGTCGGGGTCGGCGACGTCGACGGCATACGGTTCCGCCTTGCCCCCTGCGGCGACGATCTCGTCGACGACCTTCGCCGCTCGACCGCCGTCGATATCCGAGACGACGACCGTCATTCCCAGTGACGAGAGATGCCGTACCAGACCTTCACCGATACCGGCGGCGGCGCCGGTCACCACGGCCACGCCCCGGGAGAACCGTTCCCGCGCACTGCTCGTCTGCATGCTCACGCCCTCAGTCCGTCGTCGGCGATGTTGGGATTGCACCAGGCAGGCGGCTCGCGGCGAGGCAGTTCGTCCTTGCCGTCGAGGCTCTTCACCGGGATCCCCTGAGACCACGGGAAATGCAGACTGAAGCCCACCAGACCGGTACGTTCGGCGGCGGGCAAGGTGCACATCTCCAGGACGGTCTGCGCCAGGTATTCCGGTGGTTCCGTCTCGTACCCCTCGGGCAGCAGTGCGGCAGCGCCCGGGGTCATGATCGCCGTGGACGGCCCGACCGCATTGACGGCGATGTTGTCGTCGACGAGTTCCGCGGCGAGGCCTTGGGTGAACCGGTGCAGAGCAGCTTTCGCCGACGCATAGATCACGTCACCGGAGGTCTTGTTGTACTCGCGGAACGGGCGGATCGGGCTCACACCGGTGGACGAGCCGATGTTGACGATCCACCCCGCACCGGACTTGCGCATGTGAGGGATGGCGGCCTGCGAGAGGAGGAAGGGAGCCTTCAGGTAGTGCTCCAGAGTCCTGTCGAACGTTTCTTCGCTCATCTTCTCGATCGACGAGTAATCGGCGAATCCCGCATTGTTGAC harbors:
- a CDS encoding SDR family NAD(P)-dependent oxidoreductase, translating into MQTSSARERFSRGVAVVTGAAAGIGEGLVRHLSSLGMTVVVSDIDGGRAAKVVDEIVAAGGKAEPYAVDVADPDAVETMASEVFERHGSVELLVNNAGVESAGLLWEIDRERWQRLMQINVDGVFYCLRSFVPRMIAAGTPSCIANLSSVGGLNAVAVQSPYIVSKHAVLAMTECLHQDLAIVGAPIQVSAVIPHSIRSEIFLSAQREAPTDNPTANAVFAAMQRDNVEKGLDPLVAAEHMVEQIARGEFWIHSDDDLCIAAVHRRAHQLLDLAPPADPQAMLTRMGIAAGRDR
- a CDS encoding SDR family NAD(P)-dependent oxidoreductase, with translation MTQRLTGRTALVTGSSRGIGRAIARRLASEGATVVVTARSMSPSRSLRDGQEHVLEGTLEETVQLIEQAGGRAVPIAADLEDRDQRAGLIDAAADAVGGLDILVNNAGFADYSSIEKMSEETFDRTLEHYLKAPFLLSQAAIPHMRKSGAGWIVNIGSSTGVSPIRPFREYNKTSGDVIYASAKAALHRFTQGLAAELVDDNIAVNAVGPSTAIMTPGAAALLPEGYETEPPEYLAQTVLEMCTLPAAERTGLVGFSLHFPWSQGIPVKSLDGKDELPRREPPAWCNPNIADDGLRA
- a CDS encoding alpha/beta hydrolase, which encodes MARPMHETPVEDLRAALAAHAIPATTPIHHRQDSVVPSAGGGVPVRIYRPSDDPGLPVVQWMHSGGFAVGNLDQNEEYLRKLSNASRCVIVSVDYRLAPEHPCPAALDDCRSVWEWITSAPDELRSVDVTRAVIAGESAGGTLTFALAQQLHETGLPCPLAQISLYGTAVMEVTNPEYATALLSPEDCHWFWDMYVPDPTDRRSVQASPGLAGDLVGLPPAFVATAEVDPTRDGTEEYARRMQESGVPVELRRYDGMMHGFATMTAVLPAAEELFHEIVAYLSGVFASPE